A single genomic interval of Aegicerativicinus sediminis harbors:
- a CDS encoding TlpA family protein disulfide reductase, whose product MCRLAPLFIVLVLVFSCNNTEKAIQPTIISGNIQNAKADTLILYSDNLVLDNKFRVDIPISKEGNFTDTLPNNFNEGFYLFTDGKNYLRLYLKEGDQPYLTYNAENWVESIKLEGDSITTNEYVLLKQQLDNDRRSKRDSLNSLSPEEYKSASLELLDKSKSRLNKLEGIPASFKELELLNLNYEHWSRLSYFAMRRNYEAEKYPDSIAKVSENYVPELASFDMTNEDLFRFSKTYKGVVYNKLEDEARQLAEKDSLKDKKIILLEAIGAIPSEVIRSEFFFRASVPETYQFNEENELLYQKLVDAYTARYNAPELKDRLYGKSLESGTESPKFDQFEDINGDLMQLEDLKGKYVYMDLWATWCVPCRVEIPFLRKMEQDYHGQDVAFVSVSLDQEKDKEKWKNVVKDSELSGIQLYAAGKAFESEFAKAYGVKSIPRFILIGPDGKIIDSNAPRPSDRNLREQLDELLNKTS is encoded by the coding sequence ATGTGTCGCTTAGCACCCCTTTTTATTGTTCTAGTATTGGTATTCTCCTGTAACAACACTGAAAAAGCCATCCAACCCACCATTATTTCCGGGAATATCCAAAATGCCAAGGCAGACACCTTGATTTTGTATTCAGATAATTTGGTATTGGATAATAAGTTTAGAGTTGATATACCCATTTCAAAAGAGGGAAATTTTACCGATACCTTGCCTAATAATTTCAATGAAGGTTTTTATTTATTCACCGATGGAAAAAACTACCTGAGGTTATATTTAAAAGAAGGCGACCAACCATATCTTACTTATAATGCAGAAAATTGGGTAGAATCAATTAAACTCGAGGGAGATTCTATAACTACGAATGAATATGTCTTATTAAAACAGCAACTTGACAACGATAGACGGTCTAAGCGTGATTCCTTAAATAGCCTCAGCCCTGAAGAATATAAATCAGCCTCTTTAGAATTATTAGATAAATCAAAATCTCGTTTGAATAAGCTCGAAGGTATACCTGCCTCCTTTAAAGAATTAGAACTCCTAAACCTAAACTATGAGCATTGGAGTCGCCTCTCTTACTTCGCAATGAGACGAAATTACGAGGCCGAAAAATATCCTGATTCAATTGCCAAAGTCAGTGAGAATTATGTTCCTGAACTTGCAAGTTTTGACATGACTAATGAAGATCTATTTCGATTTTCAAAAACATATAAAGGAGTGGTTTATAATAAACTTGAAGATGAGGCTCGTCAACTAGCTGAAAAGGACTCTTTAAAAGACAAGAAAATTATTTTATTGGAAGCCATTGGAGCTATACCGTCAGAGGTTATCCGCAGTGAATTCTTTTTCAGAGCCAGCGTGCCAGAAACCTACCAGTTTAATGAGGAAAACGAATTGCTTTACCAAAAACTTGTGGATGCGTATACCGCGCGCTATAATGCACCTGAATTGAAAGATAGATTGTATGGCAAAAGCCTAGAAAGCGGAACAGAATCACCAAAATTTGACCAATTTGAAGATATAAATGGTGACCTAATGCAGTTGGAAGATCTCAAAGGAAAATATGTCTATATGGATCTTTGGGCCACTTGGTGCGTTCCATGCCGTGTTGAAATTCCTTTTCTAAGAAAGATGGAACAAGATTACCACGGCCAAGATGTGGCTTTTGTAAGTGTTTCCTTGGACCAAGAAAAAGACAAGGAGAAATGGAAAAATGTGGTAAAAGATAGTGAGCTTAGTGGCATTCAGTTATATGCTGCCGGTAAGGCTTTCGAATCTGAGTTTGCCAAGGCTTATGGCGTTAAATCCATCCCTAGATTTATTTTGATTGGTCCGGATGGAAAAATAATAGATTCCAACGCCCCCAGGCCTTCAGACAGAAATTTAAGGGAACAATTGGATGAATTACTTAATAAAACCTCTTAG
- a CDS encoding helix-turn-helix domain-containing protein, which translates to MPIIVNLDVMMAKRKMSLNELSERVGLTLSNLSILKTGKAKAIRFSTLEAICDVLDCQPGDILEYSNEDGEFENTD; encoded by the coding sequence ATGCCGATAATTGTAAATTTAGATGTGATGATGGCGAAGCGGAAAATGTCGCTCAATGAACTTTCGGAAAGGGTAGGACTCACTTTATCCAATCTATCCATTTTAAAAACAGGTAAGGCCAAGGCAATTCGCTTCAGCACTCTGGAAGCTATCTGTGATGTTTTAGACTGTCAACCTGGAGATATTTTAGAATATTCGAATGAGGACGGAGAATTCGAAAACACTGATTGA
- a CDS encoding SMP-30/gluconolactonase/LRE family protein, whose protein sequence is MREKVIRPNLKYIGLTNAFLFMLTFTFGQSKTLGSDIVDPKSKIKEVFSGGEGLLLEGPTMAPDGTLYFTDITITQFEGMKAGIIWNYNPQTGETKVFRSPSGMANGLSFDSDGNLIACEGADFGGRRIVKTDMKTGKSTIVSGLFNDRPFNAPNDLVIDNNGRIYFTDPRYFGKEPINQPVDGVYRIDTDGTVHLIIANASKPNGIAISPDYKTLYVANFDFNGTSNFLPGDFKGPASETSGAILEYTLLPDGNVQFNGTLINLMNDGPDGIKVDSEGNIYIAVRGNIGVYSPKGEKLTEIEVPNKSATNLCFGRGKWSRTLFITTGKKLYTIETKKEGFHIPFKR, encoded by the coding sequence ATGAGAGAAAAAGTAATTAGACCAAATCTAAAGTACATAGGGTTAACTAATGCATTTCTTTTCATGTTGACTTTTACTTTTGGACAATCCAAGACTTTAGGGTCTGACATAGTTGACCCAAAGTCAAAAATTAAAGAAGTTTTTTCAGGAGGAGAAGGACTACTTTTAGAGGGGCCGACAATGGCACCTGATGGAACCTTATATTTTACAGACATTACTATTACCCAATTTGAGGGAATGAAAGCCGGAATAATTTGGAATTACAATCCACAAACAGGAGAAACAAAAGTTTTTCGCTCTCCAAGTGGTATGGCTAACGGGCTTTCTTTTGACAGTGATGGAAATTTGATAGCATGTGAAGGTGCAGATTTTGGCGGACGTAGGATTGTTAAGACGGACATGAAAACTGGCAAAAGTACAATTGTCTCAGGACTCTTTAATGATAGACCATTCAATGCCCCGAATGACCTGGTTATTGATAACAACGGGCGGATTTATTTTACTGACCCAAGGTATTTTGGAAAAGAACCAATAAACCAGCCAGTAGATGGAGTTTACCGTATAGATACAGATGGGACAGTTCATTTAATAATCGCAAATGCATCCAAGCCAAACGGAATTGCAATTTCACCAGACTACAAGACTCTCTACGTGGCAAACTTTGACTTTAATGGTACTTCAAATTTTTTACCAGGGGATTTTAAGGGACCAGCTTCAGAAACAAGCGGAGCAATACTGGAATATACACTGCTTCCTGACGGAAATGTTCAATTCAATGGCACACTGATTAACCTGATGAATGATGGCCCCGACGGAATTAAGGTTGATTCAGAAGGAAATATTTATATTGCAGTAAGAGGAAATATAGGAGTTTATTCACCGAAAGGTGAAAAACTGACAGAAATTGAAGTCCCTAATAAGTCCGCCACGAATTTATGTTTTGGTAGAGGTAAATGGAGTAGGACACTTTTCATTACGACAGGTAAAAAACTTTATACTATTGAAACTAAAAAAGAGGGATTTCACATTCCGTTCAAAAGATGA
- a CDS encoding alpha/beta fold hydrolase, with amino-acid sequence MEYKFFTTMCCAILSTFLCFAQPKEGSQIFNFNDKDVHIYTKGIQHRQPGQPVLIFESALGIPLENWYGLFDKMQDSLPVFAYDRAGIGKSEFTNNAPTPEFVASRLHNILKQLDISPPYVLVAHSWGGPLINSFAVQFPDDVAGMVFIDTSDIINRNETYLQAIKIASNGKVTTNVIQEKMNEAINRLPPSFKTEWEVVNNLTNDEKLDPNRFTPKIVVPTAILVGPRYDPAPVDLGVTEFDLKDFYSEAMKLTIMKKQEIVRGNPHGLFLVVNNIGHLMHAENPELIANIVEEIYRMSSK; translated from the coding sequence ATGGAATATAAATTTTTTACAACAATGTGCTGTGCTATTTTAAGCACTTTCCTCTGTTTCGCCCAACCAAAAGAAGGTAGCCAAATTTTCAATTTCAACGATAAGGATGTCCATATTTATACAAAAGGAATACAACATCGTCAGCCTGGACAACCTGTTTTAATCTTTGAAAGCGCTTTAGGCATACCACTTGAAAATTGGTATGGACTTTTTGACAAGATGCAAGATTCTCTTCCTGTATTTGCCTATGACCGTGCAGGTATTGGGAAGTCTGAATTTACAAATAATGCGCCAACACCTGAATTTGTTGCATCTCGACTGCACAACATCTTAAAACAGTTAGATATTTCACCACCGTATGTTTTAGTTGCGCATTCATGGGGAGGCCCATTAATAAATTCGTTTGCTGTTCAATTTCCTGATGATGTAGCGGGAATGGTTTTTATTGATACATCCGATATCATTAATCGTAATGAAACTTATTTACAAGCAATTAAAATAGCAAGTAATGGAAAGGTTACAACCAATGTCATACAAGAAAAAATGAATGAGGCAATCAATCGACTCCCACCTAGTTTTAAAACTGAATGGGAGGTGGTTAATAATTTAACTAATGATGAAAAATTAGATCCTAATCGATTTACCCCAAAAATAGTGGTTCCCACTGCTATTTTGGTTGGCCCAAGATATGATCCAGCACCAGTAGATTTGGGAGTTACTGAGTTCGATTTAAAGGATTTCTATAGTGAAGCGATGAAATTAACGATTATGAAAAAGCAAGAGATCGTTAGGGGTAATCCCCATGGACTATTTTTGGTGGTAAATAATATTGGCCATTTAATGCATGCTGAAAATCCAGAATTGATTGCCAATATCGTTGAGGAAATTTATAGAATGTCCAGCAAATAA
- a CDS encoding toll/interleukin-1 receptor domain-containing protein encodes MKNVFISYSHDNQHEQETLKKHLAVLKRKGLISDWSDKEIIVGDSWDDLIKTKLDEADIVLFLVSAEFLASDYINNVEIEKTIASYGDKNIKVVPVILNHCMWEETVLKNFQAAPIEEGRLKPISEWPDQNKAYYTVSLELLKSINKELTNDENLTKVFKYKTEISKWDEEPASQGSKKLDVSIDTIFKYGLLGLMLVAFAFCVKGLFTSDYFLAAFCFVGIFLIIGLHYAIRIFEIKNLKLEIQ; translated from the coding sequence ATGAAAAATGTTTTTATTTCGTATTCCCATGATAACCAGCATGAGCAGGAAACACTTAAAAAACATTTGGCGGTTTTAAAACGTAAAGGACTAATTTCCGATTGGAGTGATAAAGAAATTATCGTAGGTGATTCGTGGGATGATTTAATCAAAACCAAATTGGATGAGGCTGATATTGTATTATTCTTAGTTTCAGCTGAGTTTTTAGCATCTGATTACATCAATAATGTTGAAATAGAAAAAACCATTGCCTCTTATGGTGACAAAAATATAAAGGTAGTTCCTGTTATCTTAAACCATTGTATGTGGGAAGAAACCGTTCTAAAAAATTTCCAAGCGGCACCTATTGAAGAGGGGAGACTTAAACCGATCAGTGAATGGCCCGACCAAAATAAAGCTTATTATACCGTAAGCTTGGAGCTACTAAAGTCCATCAATAAGGAATTGACCAATGATGAAAACCTAACCAAAGTTTTTAAATATAAAACGGAAATTTCAAAATGGGATGAAGAACCTGCCAGCCAGGGATCAAAGAAATTAGACGTTTCCATTGATACAATTTTTAAATATGGACTCCTTGGTTTAATGCTAGTGGCATTCGCCTTTTGCGTGAAGGGACTTTTTACAAGCGACTATTTTTTAGCTGCCTTTTGTTTTGTTGGGATCTTTTTAATCATAGGTCTACATTATGCCATCAGAATATTTGAAATAAAAAACCTTAAGTTGGAAATTCAATGA
- a CDS encoding DoxX family membrane protein produces the protein MELLERLKSNILIKLFYWSVRVGMGLTFIISGTRKLPGIKFTSLPISNPVGAYFQGMYDTGFYWNFIGYFQIVVGLLMFFNRFVVVSSLLMMPVTINIFLISVALKMKGTPIITAAMVLGNLFLIVWHYKNYKAIFQRPL, from the coding sequence ATGGAACTACTTGAGCGTTTAAAGTCGAATATCCTCATAAAACTTTTTTACTGGAGTGTTAGGGTAGGGATGGGGCTCACCTTTATCATTTCTGGAACAAGAAAATTGCCAGGTATTAAATTTACTAGCTTGCCAATAAGCAACCCAGTAGGTGCTTATTTCCAAGGTATGTACGACACTGGGTTCTATTGGAATTTTATTGGGTATTTCCAGATAGTGGTGGGGTTGTTGATGTTCTTTAATCGATTTGTTGTGGTTTCTAGTCTTCTGATGATGCCGGTAACCATTAATATCTTTCTAATCTCCGTGGCGCTAAAAATGAAAGGGACCCCAATAATTACTGCCGCAATGGTTTTGGGCAACCTATTTTTGATTGTTTGGCATTACAAAAACTACAAAGCCATTTTTCAACGCCCCTTGTAA
- a CDS encoding DUF2975 domain-containing protein encodes MKRTSIIFLQAVIALIGVLAIFALIRFPMLEGRAVNLNLWEIYSDPFILYAYVASIAFFVALYKAIKLLGYISSDKLFSVDAVKTLRTIRYCAIITGVLIVLAGIYIMIFHHEDDDPAGFMGMCILTTFISVAVATAVAVLEKILQRAVDMKSENDLTI; translated from the coding sequence ATGAAACGAACTTCAATCATATTTCTTCAGGCTGTAATTGCACTCATCGGTGTTTTGGCAATATTTGCACTAATCCGATTTCCCATGTTAGAGGGGAGAGCTGTTAATTTAAATCTATGGGAGATTTACTCAGACCCTTTTATCTTATATGCTTATGTTGCCTCCATTGCCTTTTTTGTGGCCTTATATAAGGCAATTAAGTTACTGGGATATATTAGTTCGGATAAATTGTTCAGTGTAGATGCTGTAAAAACTTTGAGGACTATACGGTATTGTGCTATTATTACAGGAGTATTAATTGTATTGGCTGGAATTTATATCATGATCTTCCACCATGAAGATGATGACCCAGCTGGTTTTATGGGTATGTGTATATTAACAACTTTTATTTCGGTAGCGGTGGCAACGGCAGTTGCGGTATTGGAAAAGATACTTCAAAGAGCAGTAGATATGAAATCTGAAAATGACTTAACCATTTAA
- a CDS encoding alpha/beta fold hydrolase, which yields MKGLMRLLLVLVVLTNLSFGQDINYGSNQGKYIKISNTKIYYEEYGSGMPLLLLHGGFGSIHDFQEVIPEFAKHYRVIAIDSPGHGKSELPDSLSFDLMVDVCSQLIDAFKLDSLNVMGYSDGGITALLLAAKRPEKVRKIIATGVNSHMDAIKPEVLETLRMISPEFMETYQKEWIADYNSKSSSKDQWKKYINSMREMYFSDEVVIPSQVFSDIKARVLLVFGDNDVVKLEHGIELYQSINGSELCVLPDTPHEIFKSSPKLMSEIGLEFLQK from the coding sequence ATGAAAGGATTAATGAGACTTCTTTTAGTGTTGGTAGTCTTAACAAATTTAAGTTTTGGCCAAGACATCAATTATGGATCCAACCAAGGGAAGTATATTAAAATTTCTAACACCAAAATTTATTATGAGGAATATGGTAGTGGTATGCCTTTATTGCTATTGCATGGTGGGTTTGGTTCAATTCATGATTTTCAAGAGGTTATTCCAGAATTTGCAAAGCATTATCGGGTTATTGCAATAGATAGTCCCGGACATGGTAAATCGGAATTGCCGGACTCTTTGAGTTTTGATTTAATGGTGGATGTCTGTTCTCAACTTATCGATGCCTTTAAGTTAGATAGTTTGAATGTGATGGGTTATAGTGACGGCGGTATTACGGCTTTACTTTTGGCAGCAAAACGACCAGAAAAGGTTCGTAAAATTATCGCCACAGGGGTTAATAGCCATATGGATGCCATAAAACCAGAGGTATTGGAAACCCTCAGAATGATAAGTCCGGAGTTTATGGAAACTTATCAAAAAGAATGGATAGCGGATTATAATAGCAAGTCTTCATCTAAGGACCAATGGAAAAAATACATTAACAGTATGAGGGAGATGTATTTTTCAGATGAGGTGGTAATTCCGTCCCAGGTATTTTCAGACATAAAGGCAAGGGTGTTGTTGGTGTTTGGGGATAATGATGTGGTAAAATTGGAGCATGGAATTGAATTGTATCAATCGATAAATGGAAGTGAATTATGTGTTTTGCCCGATACTCCGCATGAAATATTTAAGTCAAGCCCCAAATTAATGAGTGAAATAGGTTTGGAGTTTCTTCAGAAGTAA
- a CDS encoding DinB family protein, with amino-acid sequence MNFQNNNIKRRDFFKKSSMVAIGTGSLLAFPNLLSAQPTTAVNDINIVGPKDGFTTQIGTLVSMMNWMRNVILNPVRDLSIEELDYLIDDEANSIGAMLWHLAATERFYQIHTFEDKKWGDWSKEDDENFSVAMGLGDKARDLIKGHPLEFYMEKLDSVREHTLAEFAKRDDEWLMKVDNDFPWGPTNNYCKWFHVCEHESNHNGQFKFIRKRLPTRRG; translated from the coding sequence ATGAATTTTCAAAACAATAATATAAAAAGAAGAGATTTTTTTAAAAAATCCTCTATGGTTGCTATCGGTACAGGTAGCCTATTAGCGTTTCCAAACCTTTTGTCTGCCCAACCAACCACAGCGGTGAATGACATTAATATAGTTGGTCCAAAAGATGGATTTACCACACAAATAGGTACACTTGTTTCCATGATGAATTGGATGCGAAATGTTATTCTAAATCCAGTTAGAGACCTTTCTATTGAAGAATTGGATTATTTGATAGATGATGAGGCAAATTCCATAGGAGCTATGCTTTGGCATTTGGCGGCTACAGAACGTTTTTACCAGATACACACTTTTGAGGATAAAAAATGGGGAGATTGGTCTAAGGAAGATGATGAGAATTTCAGTGTGGCAATGGGCCTAGGAGATAAAGCTCGAGACCTTATAAAGGGTCACCCACTTGAGTTCTATATGGAGAAACTAGATTCGGTTAGGGAGCATACCTTGGCAGAATTTGCCAAAAGAGATGATGAATGGTTAATGAAGGTTGATAATGATTTTCCTTGGGGACCTACCAATAATTACTGTAAATGGTTCCATGTGTGTGAACACGAATCTAACCATAACGGACAATTTAAATTTATTAGAAAACGTTTACCGACCAGGAGGGGTTAA
- a CDS encoding alpha/beta fold hydrolase, with product MKQALLNLLIIITFLNLGFGQDQKLPYKSKMADLGEIKMQYMDFGGEGIPFIWVQDFHNYFEGPYSKFPEAAERIDFFTKLSKYAHVLAPLRRGYGKSTFTKWGYDVATQGEDILKFMDELGIEKAILFARLPGNQDITWIAEHHPERISGLVYWDGNPILIVGCGNEDEILLMESWSAFAPDFEKEQEKRLVMSRAFWRPHFLSDKDSRIKIPAIRLLSSKYDDSSVISRISERERLQADIANDNPKFKEEVLALKTLVEDTLRYNRLREHLLACDPSKKLDEGMERAFGSYLQTELKIFDYDTDDYAEYIAWELEKVIEFIEKLK from the coding sequence ATGAAACAAGCTCTGTTGAATTTATTGATAATCATAACATTTTTAAATTTAGGTTTCGGGCAGGACCAAAAACTTCCATATAAATCTAAAATGGCTGATCTCGGAGAAATTAAAATGCAATACATGGATTTTGGTGGAGAGGGAATTCCTTTTATTTGGGTACAGGACTTTCATAATTATTTTGAAGGGCCTTACAGTAAATTTCCTGAAGCCGCTGAAAGAATTGATTTTTTCACCAAACTTTCTAAGTATGCACATGTTTTGGCGCCACTTAGAAGAGGGTATGGAAAAAGCACGTTTACCAAATGGGGCTATGATGTCGCTACCCAAGGAGAGGATATTCTGAAATTTATGGATGAATTAGGTATTGAGAAGGCTATTTTATTTGCACGTTTACCGGGAAACCAAGATATCACTTGGATTGCTGAGCACCATCCTGAACGTATTTCGGGGCTTGTTTATTGGGATGGAAATCCAATCCTGATTGTTGGTTGTGGTAATGAGGATGAAATTCTACTAATGGAAAGCTGGAGTGCATTTGCCCCAGATTTTGAAAAAGAGCAGGAAAAACGTTTAGTGATGTCCAGGGCTTTTTGGCGTCCACATTTTCTAAGTGATAAAGACAGCAGAATTAAAATTCCTGCAATTAGGTTATTAAGTTCTAAATACGATGATTCAAGTGTGATAAGTAGAATTTCGGAACGGGAACGACTTCAAGCGGATATTGCCAACGATAATCCAAAATTCAAGGAAGAGGTATTGGCCTTAAAAACTTTGGTTGAGGATACCTTGAGATATAACAGGCTAAGGGAGCATTTATTGGCATGTGATCCCTCCAAGAAGTTAGATGAGGGTATGGAGCGTGCTTTTGGCAGTTACTTGCAAACCGAATTGAAAATTTTCGACTATGATACAGATGACTATGCTGAGTATATAGCGTGGGAATTGGAGAAAGTGATTGAATTTATAGAAAAACTAAAGTAG
- a CDS encoding polysaccharide deacetylase family protein yields MIQYFKPFTFLCLLFLGINFRAASQETIASKLGYPADAKLLIIHADDLGVSHSENIATFEAIDNGSVNSASVMMPTPWVLEAVNYAKANPETHDFGLHLVLSSEWKNYKWGPVSSTDKVPSLIDEHGYFHEACRSDLNLKEVELELKAQVERAYAMGLEPTHLDTHMGCLAQTTRLTEVYLKIGQKYNLPVFVLDEFLSKEIKETYHPKVLVDQLYTISPEDYSIGPETYYTNTLKNLMPGLSLLLIHTAYDNEEMKGMNVDHPEWGNAWRQKDYDFFTSKTCKELLEKENIKLVTWRQIKEALY; encoded by the coding sequence ATGATTCAGTATTTTAAACCTTTTACTTTTTTGTGTTTGTTGTTTTTGGGTATAAATTTTAGAGCTGCATCCCAAGAAACAATAGCCTCCAAGCTTGGCTATCCAGCCGATGCAAAGCTTTTGATAATTCATGCCGATGATTTAGGTGTTTCGCATTCTGAGAATATTGCAACCTTTGAAGCAATTGATAATGGTTCGGTGAATTCGGCCAGTGTAATGATGCCAACTCCTTGGGTGTTGGAGGCGGTTAATTATGCAAAGGCTAATCCAGAAACACATGATTTTGGATTACACTTGGTTCTTTCCTCTGAATGGAAAAATTATAAATGGGGTCCGGTTAGCTCAACGGATAAAGTCCCTAGTCTTATAGATGAGCATGGTTATTTTCATGAAGCCTGCCGCTCAGATTTAAATTTAAAAGAAGTAGAATTAGAACTTAAGGCTCAGGTGGAGCGTGCCTATGCCATGGGTTTGGAGCCAACCCATTTGGATACCCATATGGGATGTTTGGCTCAAACAACAAGATTAACAGAGGTTTATCTTAAAATTGGTCAGAAGTATAATCTCCCTGTTTTTGTTTTGGATGAATTTTTGTCCAAGGAGATAAAAGAAACATACCACCCAAAGGTTCTTGTCGATCAACTTTACACCATTTCACCAGAGGATTATAGCATTGGTCCAGAAACATATTATACAAATACCCTTAAGAATTTAATGCCAGGTCTTTCGTTATTATTGATTCACACTGCTTATGACAATGAGGAGATGAAAGGTATGAATGTCGATCATCCAGAGTGGGGAAATGCCTGGCGGCAAAAAGATTACGATTTCTTTACAAGTAAGACCTGTAAGGAACTTTTAGAAAAAGAGAATATTAAATTGGTTACCTGGAGGCAAATTAAAGAGGCGCTCTACTAA
- a CDS encoding DUF6090 family protein codes for MIKFFRKIRYNLMDQNKTGKYLKYAVGEIVLVVIGILIALQINNWNESRKNIKLITAYKKSLIENLEQDSIVIADRINQIKSDIIKIEAFEERVSNAQHPLDTILKIARFEYTFNIYISYHYEKDTYEVLNSTGHIGLFSNNLIKKLKELNSLQDRALFSSSQTFETYRNNLSSYSRKYPFSFRNNLIKDNTIAASEVWNNISKSEHATEFNALVIAKGDAYRLALDYLPRLKKKTNELLSVLRKDK; via the coding sequence ATGATAAAGTTTTTTAGAAAGATTAGATATAATCTTATGGATCAAAACAAAACCGGGAAGTATCTGAAATATGCTGTTGGTGAAATTGTACTTGTGGTAATCGGAATTTTAATTGCACTACAAATAAATAATTGGAATGAAAGTAGAAAGAATATTAAGTTAATAACTGCATATAAGAAAAGTTTAATTGAAAATCTTGAGCAGGACAGCATAGTCATAGCTGATAGAATTAATCAAATAAAATCCGACATAATCAAAATTGAAGCTTTTGAAGAAAGGGTTTCTAATGCTCAACACCCATTGGATACCATTTTAAAAATTGCTCGTTTTGAATATACATTCAACATTTATATTAGCTATCATTACGAAAAAGATACTTATGAAGTGCTTAATTCTACTGGACATATTGGCTTATTCTCTAACAACTTAATCAAAAAATTAAAGGAATTAAATAGTTTACAGGATCGTGCCTTATTCAGTAGTTCGCAAACTTTTGAAACCTATAGGAACAATCTATCCAGTTATTCCAGAAAATACCCTTTCTCTTTTAGAAATAATTTGATAAAAGATAATACCATAGCTGCCAGTGAAGTTTGGAATAATATTTCTAAATCTGAACACGCAACAGAATTTAATGCATTGGTTATTGCTAAAGGAGATGCATACAGACTTGCATTAGATTATTTACCAAGGCTAAAGAAGAAAACGAATGAATTACTTTCAGTCCTTCGAAAAGATAAATAG
- a CDS encoding DUF6090 family protein: MISIFRLIRHTLVSNSKFSKYLIYAIGEIILVVIGILIALQVNKWNERRDHLQYEQLILLELKKEFENNLAQLEEKKEIRLNIIMTSARRLINIINNRDLNVEIDSIHHYLSRTLIVPSYDPMISITTQLINSGNLQHIQNDELRTKLTNWPGVTQDFVRDESEFVTFMYEHYMIFLINNYRLNPLVNELQNDIAIYDILKTPQVDFNLTNKKDNNELTQLFQNEDFEDYLSLIMGFCNFSNNSTTALADANTEILKLIESEIKS, translated from the coding sequence ATGATTTCAATCTTCCGACTAATACGCCATACATTGGTATCTAATAGTAAGTTTAGCAAGTATTTAATCTATGCCATCGGAGAGATTATTTTGGTAGTCATCGGTATTTTGATTGCCTTGCAGGTGAACAAGTGGAACGAAAGGCGGGATCATTTACAGTATGAACAACTTATTCTATTAGAATTAAAGAAAGAATTCGAGAATAATTTGGCTCAATTGGAGGAAAAGAAGGAGATCCGGTTAAATATAATAATGACATCTGCGCGCCGGTTGATTAATATAATTAATAACCGTGATTTAAATGTAGAAATCGATTCAATCCATCATTATCTCTCAAGGACCCTAATTGTTCCTTCATATGATCCGATGATAAGTATAACCACACAACTTATCAATTCCGGTAATCTACAGCATATTCAAAATGACGAATTACGAACGAAATTGACAAACTGGCCAGGTGTAACCCAAGATTTTGTACGAGACGAATCTGAATTTGTAACCTTTATGTATGAGCATTATATGATATTCTTAATTAACAACTATAGGTTAAACCCCTTGGTTAATGAGCTCCAAAATGATATTGCTATATATGATATTCTTAAAACACCCCAAGTAGACTTTAATTTGACAAATAAGAAAGACAATAATGAATTAACCCAGTTATTCCAAAATGAAGATTTTGAGGATTATTTATCGCTTATCATGGGCTTCTGCAATTTTTCTAATAATTCTACTACTGCTTTAGCCGATGCCAATACCGAAATTTTGAAATTAATCGAATCTGAAATTAAAAGTTAG